Proteins co-encoded in one Flavobacterium fluviale genomic window:
- a CDS encoding beta/alpha barrel domain-containing protein, producing the protein MNKEIKIIECPRDAMQGIRDFIPTKNKVSYIQALLRVGFNTIDFGSFVSPKAIPQMQDTAEVLAQLDLSQTSSKLLSIIANTQGAVKASEYEQIQYLGFPFSISENFQMRNTHKTITESLVTLEEILEVASKKNKEVVTYLSMGFGNPYGDPWNVEIVGEWTEKLAGMGVKILSLSDTVGSSTPDVITYLFSHLIPKYPQIEFGAHLHTTPESWFEKIDAAAKAGCTRFDGAIQGFGGCPMATDKLTGNMPTEKLVSYFTANKKITGLNSLSFESAYNEASKLFGKFH; encoded by the coding sequence TTGAATAAAGAAATAAAAATTATTGAATGCCCTAGAGATGCTATGCAGGGCATTAGGGATTTTATTCCGACCAAAAATAAAGTATCCTACATACAAGCTTTGCTTAGAGTAGGCTTTAATACTATTGATTTTGGAAGTTTTGTTTCTCCAAAAGCTATTCCGCAGATGCAGGATACTGCCGAGGTTTTAGCGCAGCTTGATTTGTCTCAAACATCAAGTAAACTGCTTTCTATAATTGCCAATACACAGGGAGCGGTTAAAGCATCAGAATATGAGCAGATTCAATATTTAGGATTTCCTTTTTCTATTTCCGAGAATTTCCAGATGCGTAATACACATAAAACGATTACAGAATCTTTGGTTACGCTTGAAGAAATTTTAGAAGTTGCTTCTAAGAAAAACAAAGAAGTAGTCACCTATCTTTCAATGGGTTTTGGAAATCCTTACGGAGATCCTTGGAATGTTGAAATTGTAGGCGAATGGACAGAAAAACTTGCAGGAATGGGAGTAAAGATTCTATCACTTTCAGATACTGTTGGGAGTTCTACGCCAGATGTTATTACGTATTTGTTTTCGCATTTAATCCCGAAATATCCTCAAATAGAATTTGGCGCTCACCTGCATACAACACCAGAAAGCTGGTTTGAGAAAATTGACGCGGCCGCAAAAGCAGGCTGTACTCGTTTTGACGGTGCAATACAAGGTTTTGGAGGCTGTCCGATGGCAACCGATAAATTAACTGGAAATATGCCGACAGAAAAACTGGTTTCCTATTTTACTGCTAATAAGAAAATAACAGGCTTAAACTCTCTAAGTTTTGAAAGCGCTTATAATGAAGCTTCAAAATTGTTTGGAAAGTTTCATTAA